The Silurus meridionalis isolate SWU-2019-XX chromosome 16, ASM1480568v1, whole genome shotgun sequence genome has a segment encoding these proteins:
- the aimp1b gene encoding LOW QUALITY PROTEIN: aminoacyl tRNA synthase complex-interacting multifunctional protein 1 (The sequence of the model RefSeq protein was modified relative to this genomic sequence to represent the inferred CDS: inserted 2 bases in 2 codons), which yields MAGKSPPDPTFNPKEEKLMMEFLTQQINLLQEKAILQSSVRDEXKLLVENSKLKKDINELKQXLQETQKRKTIKLHQERVLTASVAAMKAAILEVPAPPGPTPASKPQRSNTHSEGRRRRDCREMGGASKQTPEAVCGLERDSRPDISRVDLRIGRVLTVRKHPDSESLYVQEVDVGDSVPRTVVSELANHVPPEQLQDTLVVLLCNVRPVKVRGVQSQARVLCAVNQQRLEPLAPPTTSQPGDRVTFQTYPGEAERELNPKRHVWERLLPDLRTDERGVATYKGVAFDVRGKGLCRAPTISNGGIK from the exons atGGCGGGTAAATCCCCTCCTGACCCCACATTCAATCCCAAAGAAGAAAAACTGATGATGGAGTTCTTAACACAGCAAATAAACTTACTCCAGGAGAAAGCAA tTCTGCAGTCGTCGGTGCGTGATG AAAAACTGCTGGTGGAAAACTCCAAGCTGAAGAAAGATATCAATGAGCTGAAGC AACTGCAGGAGACACAGAAGAGGAAAacca taaagcTCCATCAGGAGAGGGTCCTGACTGCATCAGTAGCTGCGATGAAAGCTGCTATCTTGGAGGTTCCTGCTCCACCTGGACCAACACCTGCATCTAAACCTCAAAGAAgcaacacacacagtgagggaAGACGGAGAAGAGATTGCCGAG AAATGGGTGGAGCCTCTAAACAAACTCCTGAAGCAGTGTGTGGTTTGGAGCGTGACTCGAGGCCTGACATTTCCCGTGTGGACCTGCGGATCGGCCGTGTTCTTACAGTTCGCAAACATCCTGATTCAGAGTCACTCTACGTACAGGAAGTGGATGTGGGAGACTCTGTCCCCAGAACGGTGGTCAGCGAACTGGCCAATCATGTGCCTCCAGAGCAG ctgcaggACACTCTGGTAGTTCTTCTCTGTAATGTTCGGCCAGTGAAGGTGCGCGGTGTTCAGTCTCAGGCTCGAGTGCTCTGTGCTGTCAATCAACAACGGCTGGAGCCTTTAGCTCCGCCCACTACATCTCAACCTGGAGACAGAGTGACTTTCCAAACCTATCCag GTGAGGCAGAGAGAGAGCTGAACCCAAAACGGCATGTTTGGGAGCGTTTACTTCCCGACCTGCGCACTGATGAAAGGGGCGTGGCTACTTATAAAGGTGTGGCCTTTGATGTCAGGGGGAAGGGCCTCTGCAGAGCACCTACCATTAGCAACGGCGGCATCAAGTGA
- the LOC124399232 gene encoding dickkopf-related protein 4-like isoform X1, whose amino-acid sequence MRVCAWGFCTLLALLSVSTSQPQSHFTGLTRTHTYLSKAYFCSADSECAPRLYCQAPGHAHSQCSPCKRRARRCRRDRMCCPGNECRNHVCARVSTAALAEQAREVKNQIHRASGRRRTNRNNKPRKGELGAQCVRSADCGRGLCCARHLWKRVCKAEPQEGQVCSTPWHWKHTHTGHTLELFQLCPCSTGLECRTQSHTQSHTNTHTNTQTDTHTNLQTNIHTNTHTNTHTNTRRPAADSRLHTCQ is encoded by the exons ATGCGGGTGTGCGCGTGGGGTTTCTGCACACTGCTCGCGTTGCTCTCCGTCAGCACGAGCCAACCGCAAAGCCACTTCACCGGACTCACGAGGACACATACATACCTGTCCAAG gctTACTTCTGCAGTGCAGATAGTGAATGTGCACCCAGACTTTACTGCCAGGCcccaggccacgcccactctcAGTGCTCACCCTGTAAGAGAAGAGCAAGGCGTTGCCGTAGAGACCGCATGTGTTGTCCCGGAAATGAGTGTCGTAACC atgtgTGCGCTCGAGTTTCAACAGCAGCATTAGCAGAACAAGCTCGAGAAGTGAAGAACCAAATCCACAGAGCTTCTGGCCGAAGAAGGACAAACAGGAACAACAAACCacgtaaag gtgagTTAGGTGCACAGTGTGTGCGCTCAGCTGATtgtgggcgtggcctttgtTGTGCACGTCACCTGTGGAAGCGAGTGTGTAAGGCAGAGCCTCAGGAGGGGCAGGTTTGCTCCACCCCCTGGcactggaaacacacacacactggtcacACACTGGAGCTGTTTCAGCTGTGTCCCTGTTCAACTGGCCTCGAGTGCAGAACACAGagtcacacacaatcacacacaaacacacacaccaacacacaaacgGACACACATACCAACTTACAGACCaacatacacaccaacacacacaccaacacacacaccaacacacgcCGACCTGCTGCTGACTCCAGACTGCACACCTGCCAATGA
- the LOC124399232 gene encoding dickkopf-related protein 2-like isoform X2, with protein MRVCAWGFCTLLALLSVSTSQPQSHFTGLTRTHTYLSKAYFCSADSECAPRLYCQAPGHAHSQCSPCKRRARRCRRDRMCCPGNECRNHVCARVSTAALAEQAREVKNQIHRASGRRRTNRNNKPRKELYIW; from the exons ATGCGGGTGTGCGCGTGGGGTTTCTGCACACTGCTCGCGTTGCTCTCCGTCAGCACGAGCCAACCGCAAAGCCACTTCACCGGACTCACGAGGACACATACATACCTGTCCAAG gctTACTTCTGCAGTGCAGATAGTGAATGTGCACCCAGACTTTACTGCCAGGCcccaggccacgcccactctcAGTGCTCACCCTGTAAGAGAAGAGCAAGGCGTTGCCGTAGAGACCGCATGTGTTGTCCCGGAAATGAGTGTCGTAACC atgtgTGCGCTCGAGTTTCAACAGCAGCATTAGCAGAACAAGCTCGAGAAGTGAAGAACCAAATCCACAGAGCTTCTGGCCGAAGAAGGACAAACAGGAACAACAAACCacgtaaag AATTGTATATCTGGTAA